AATCATTGGCTACCATACATGCTTCTCTGTTGCCCACACCCAACACCCCAATGTCTGCCCTTGTTACGCAACGCCAGACCTTTGGCAATTCTAGTCACAGCAGGGGCCATTTCAATGGTGATTGGCACCCTAACTAGTTcaacagcagaggcaaccgGTATGCTGGCTCCAGACCagatcaccgcagcttccagAGCTCCTCGACAAGGTAATTGGCAGGGAAATTGGCAGCACAATAGGGGGTAGAATCCACACTACCAACTATGATAAATTTCTAGCTATATCGCTCCCCACTATCCTCAACTCAAGCAGCCTACTATAATCTGGCGTAGCGTAATCTCTCCTCAACCAGTTCTGCCAATTGGTTTCTGAATACCgatgccaatcaacacgtcacaccagatcttgccaccttgactgCTTCAGATccgtatcttggtaatgataatttgcatgttggtgatggtaagggccttcctatatctcatcttagtcatataaaaatatatacaccacatcgttctttcaccttatctaatgttcttcatgttcctacAATCACGAAACCTCTGCTCTTTgttcataaattttatcttgataataatgtttatattgaatttcaccctcatgtgttttatgtcaaagaTCTCAAGATTAATGAAGTCGTTCtatcaggtcagagtaaagatggtctctatccCCTAACCAAGTCTTCAATCACGTTAGTTCCTTAAGCCTATTAGTCTCCTTGCACTTCTACTTttgccgatttatggcatcatcgactaggtcatcctatttcatgtatttttcaattgttaatctcgaaaaataagatcatttgtaacaacaaatgtcttaattttcaatgtcaaagttgtcctttaagAAAATCATCatgtttgtctttaggacctacagatcacaaaacttctgctccacttgaattaagtTTTAGTAATGTATGGGGTTCTGCTCCCCTCTTCTATTCGaatggctatcgttattttgttatctttgatgAGGATTATACAAAATAAGTATGCTATTACCCACTCATTActaagtctgatgtttactctgtttttcattaatttcatattcttgtataatgttaattttcattaaaaataaaatatgttcaaactaattggggtggtgaataccgCAAACTATCCACCTTCTTTCAAACCATTGGTATCCATCATCGTCTGGTTTGTTCTCACACTCATTAACAAAATGACATAGTAGAGTGTCATCATAGGTGTGGAAACAAGACTTACTCTTTTAGGGTAATGTAAAGCATCTTTTCAGTTTTGAATTATGCTtgtgaaacctctgtttatcttataaatcgcacgTTTACTACTGTTCTTGCCCATCGatctccgtttgattgtttgtttcaaCGGTCTCCCGGACATTGTTTAGTGTTtagcctatatctcgagttctaaaagttcaaatgaccttaattttttttccttgaaaagctgagataatttcctagaagtTTCATGGTTAAGTTTGTTCAAATTCTaacgttatcaatgatgttttgtttagaaaagaagataaggattgtcaccaagtgaAGATGTGGTcactcactcaacaattagtcatcaaatcaatagtttcaaattttagcctataaaaggaggcatttgccatataTTTAAGCATCttagttgttcagatcaagattatgctatttatttctttttttatatttttgtaatgtttaagttttatttcaagttatattttccttaatctcttttttatgcttttcatttcctttactatacttatgttcttatggtttttatttatgtttctcttctttgttATGTTTATCTAAGTTTATTacgtcaaggtgaaaaggtttcactaatggtgttagaataggtataatataaactcaacatggacttcaatgtttatttccaagaaaatttgttattaacatgtcctatctttttatcttattaattcttaataccttgcttgttaaatggttaatctagatttgtgttgtataacacttgatacaacaaatgcttggcactttcatagccaaccgtaaggtataacctacacttgtgctatgaaaggagcttgatttgttgttaacataagttagcatcatgaattccagataatatttaaaagtttggtgttacttaataagataattaatatgattatgttaaaaatttataatgacctattaaggataaatcatccgattagaacctcctttatgtggtttccagttgattaataaaaagagtttatactatacttatttctaatactattagtggatcctctaaccttgacaattgtttttatctttgattaatcctcacattaatcttacatctcaaagtcctctttacctcatcatcatcatcattattattatttataatttatatagttaaccttcaTGTGGATAGACCCCGGttttgctgggttatttattacttcgacactcttgcacttgggagaagacatcaatcttttggtcgtgccAGTTCCTcttcatgtgtgtttttttgttatagttCCTCGCACcttggttatcgatgttttGACATTGCATTTCACCAcatttatatttcccgtcatgtccgcttccatgaacatgtgttttcaTTTGATAATTCCGAACATATTGCAAAGGTCTCGAACACAACCCGCACCCAACCTGCCACTGTCACCCTCCCGACTCTGCTCCACCACCCATCATTAcccactccaaacagccaccctACCACAACCACCGCCCCTCCCCTGCTCATCATCTCATGCATGTTTATCTAACCattatgatgcaggttcagcTCGTCAATTGGTCTTATCCATCCACCCAAACGCATCCCTTCTTGGCTTTGTGGCAATCTATAatccctcctctgcttcgccccTCTTGGCCAACATTATAATCCCTCCAAATTCAGCTAtccaatattagaaaaatacaagattataatgtaatttatatagagTAAAGTAGAAGGGTCATAAATAAATCTTAACAAGGTAGTTTAGGTTTAACCCACACTTGCACACTTGGCTTAGATATATAGAGGCGTAGACTCAGGCTTAGGTGTAGAcctctgggttttttttttttttttgctaacctATTTTGAACATggatttgatttattataaaataattattttgcctataaagaatatttttttactagccCAATTAAATACTTAGCCCACGAATAAAGAGTTTgaacaacttcttcttcttgaatagtttttcaaaagaaaaaaaatggtttttaaagcacatattttgatattcttcttcactttaatttttaaattatctttttcttttcttttaaactaAGTTTCTTTCTAAGTTTTTTCCTACTCTAGAGCTTAGGTTATATTATTATAGAGAGATGTTGAGTTATATTTCCTAGAGTTCATAAACCTTATTTTAAAGAGCACTTAAACAAGGAGTTGTTGGAATTCAAGAAGGTTGACTGAATACATCTTTGTTTCCATCAAGTGATTTCagcaataaaatttttaaggaTAAAAGATTGATATTCAACAACAAGAAGTTATTATATGATTCTAGTTCTAGGGTCATCAACAAGTATCTTacatttatattgattttataatattagcttTGTATGTGATAAGTTAAGATCTTTTGTATTTAAAGTGTAATCATATATAATCAATTATATGCTTTATATGCATGCTAGGttttgactttgattttttttgttagattaaCTTGATTACATAAAACTAAACTATTGACTGAGTACTACACTATCTAACTTGCTTTCCTTAATAATGTTAACCAAACTTGATTAAGAAACATGCATcctttaaaaatagaatttcataatctttcaaatattcctcaaaacaaataaaataatttataattcaaaatatttattacattaaataaaaatctaatctttgaaataaaaatctaaacttgAATGAAAACATTGTAATACTAGAGTGTCTAAGACATCAAATAAGAAAGACTAAGAAAAGCTTCATGGAAGCAAGCAAGGCATACCAATAAACAAAGTAACAGGAACTCTAAAACAAAGATCAACTTGCTAACAAAAGCTAAGAATGgagcaaaagaaaaacatggcAAAACCAGAAACTACTAAGAATCACTAGTAGGAACGTTAGCAGAACCTATAACGAATAcgggaaaataataaaaaataacttgaagcaAATAACATAAAAGATTGAAACTCTAAGCTTAGAGACCAAATGTAATTATAAAGTCAAACTAATTCACCTGATCGATCTCAAACATATCCCAAAATTATTGAACCTAGCAGACTTGATTAACCCCCATTGTTAGGTCAATAAGTTGACCGAAATAACCAATCATTCTACCGCCACCACAAGTCGACCTATCAACCGATTCAAACCAAAATAGATTAACCAATTGATCAGGATTCTAGAATCTCGGTATGAAAATCTTCAAATCTAtagataaaacataattaacttGCTCTTTTAAAACCCATAATTCCAGTTACCTAATCAACTAGTTTTAAGCCAACGAATACCTTAATACAtcaattaaaattcttaaatcattcaattatcaaatcataataaaaaacatagacaCTTCTTTAAATTCATCAACTATCaagtttctaataaaaaaaaaatagcataaaagGTAGTCATAATACTTACTTGTTTCTTTAACCCTTCTTAAAACCCAAGCTAAAGTTTAGATAAAGCTGAATCTTTAGTATATATGGGAGAAAAGTTATCGTAGGggagggagaagagaagaaaggcaAAACAAATTTTCTAGCAAAAATCCCCTTTATATACATAGGTTAAATTGGGTTCTTGAGTTTGGGCTAAACTTGGGTTTGGGTTTGATGGGCCAAGAATATAGGTCTTGagtcaataaatatttttcttagctAACTTTATTTCTtcctacttttatttttctattctttacTATGATACTTTTTTGCTATGTATTCCACTactttatgataatatgtttagtatgtatatgtattttaagataaatCGATTTGTaaactattaaaatttaaaatgtatattaaatattattcccTAATTCAGTTGGTTGAACTCATccctaatttttaatattatttatgttcttagtTTCTGTTAGCAGGTGGACTTTATTGAGTATTATTGCTTCTTCAGTTTTAGTCGATATGTCTTACTTGTTTCGCGaagcttttattttagttttaatttgatgtttaagaCATTCTACTCttactttgttttaattaagtttggattttgacaatgcaatgaatattataaattattttttttgttttaatttctgatAATGAGTTTTACAAAATAACTAAGAACAAAGAGAGTGTTAGAGACATTGAAGGCTTGATCATTTTGAGGATAAAGCTTCAGTTCCAGGCTACCTGTACAGACAGATTTCATGCATGGCTGTTCTAATTATATAATGAGAATGGAGTGAGAgtccatagtttttttatttctttattcaaaGTTTTCTCTAGATAATGTTGTAAACCTTGTACGGTTGgaatttctctaaaattttatattaaagtaAAAGCTGGTCCTAATTCCTACAGTGACTGCTTGCACGATTTTTGCTTAGATAAACTTGCAATCATATGACCTCAGACTTCGAATATTAAATAATCTCTTAGTTTGAACATTTGTCATGGTCATGAGTGGCGTGCTTTTAATGTTTGAACGCAAATTCTCAACATTTTGTGGATCTTGGAATATTTCTTTGAAAGGCCTTGCATCACGTGACATATACATGAggtatatacatataatattttttgcacAAGTCAACGAATAATTATTTCATGCTTATTGAAACTGATTTAATTATGGACATGAAGgcattataaattgatttaacaaTACTAAATCAAACATTTAAATGTGATGCATCAGCTCCTtcagtcttgatttttttttttatttgtatatgttaactttttattttttattatttactttatgtttttgtattttttatttcttttttatttttcttttgttgttgtattttaCTTTTAGTTAGCTTCTTGTTAGCCCCTTTGGTTAACCCCTTTAGCATATCAACAtcttccaaaaaaaacatataatattttgCATAGAATATTGGAATTCTTATTGTTGAGAGGAAaccttaatttgattttgaacctataaagtttattaattagatcctaaatttttgaaaaaaactttcaattagtttatttttatgttaatgttcatcaatattaattttaatcaaattttcttcaagttGATGTTATTTTAGTGCAAAGAATATCACACAATTAGACTTCAACTATTTTAGtctcaaaatttatatatatatttattcttagttgcatctaaaatttataatttttatcaatacgTTCCAAAAGTTTTCTACATTTCTCACTTgtgttgttttattaatttctttaatagtTAAGTCTAATTGTGTGATTTTCTTTGCACTAAAATAACATCAACTTGAggaaaatttgataaaaatattgatgaacattaacataaaaataaactaattgaaagttttttaaaaacatctaggatctaattaataaaatttataggtTCGAAATCAAATGAAGGTTTCCTCTCATCTATAAGAATTCCAATATCTTATGcaaaatattatatgtatataccTCATGCATATGTCACGCGATGCAAGGCATTTCAAAGAAATATTCCAATATCCACTATATCATATATATCCACATGATTGAGGTAATATGGAGCCCCATTgtccacacacacataaaatattatggatggcattaattatgtatttttttattatttattttggtccttgaagttaatttaattttggatgatttCACGTAATTAAAGACTAATTGATTCTAATTTCTTAAATAAgtgtgaaattgaaagaaaatggaTTGAAATGACACAACTTAGatccttaaacttttaaaataatatcatttatacAATTTAGgtctctttagattttttttaaaaaaacatttttgatacaaaaaaattatttctattattttttagtctatGAGTAGAGAAAGAAGAGGTAAAGAGGTATCTAAATTCCaatgataacaaaaaagatCACTAGTTAGCTATTTTTAACCATCaaaatagataattttaatgtccatgatacaataaaataaaaggagcttgataatatttgtttgaaatatcattgttgctttaaaaaatatataaatctgcCTTGGAAAATATCTCCCCGCATGGGTCAAATTATGGCTAGTGTGTGTATTGTGAATTTGTGTTCAAACATTAAAAGCACGCCACTCATGACTATGCCAAATGTTCAACTAAGAGATTATTTAATATTCGAAGTCTGAGGTCATATGGTTGCAAGTTTATCTAAGCAAAAATCGTGCAAGAAGTCACAGTAGGAATTAGGACCAGCTTTtactttaatataaaattgtggaGTAGTGGCCCCCTTCAGATTATCAATAGAAATTCCAACCATACAAGGTTTTCAGCATTATCTAGAAAactttgaataaataaataaataattaaaaactttgGACAGCTCCCTCTCCATTCTCATTATATAATTACAACGGCCATGCATGAAGTCTGTCTGCACAGGTAGCCAGGAACTGAAGCATTTTCCTCAAATTGATCAAGGCTTCAATGTCTCTAACACTCTCTATGttcttacttctttttttattcgtaTCATTGGCAGCTTGTGATACATCTCTTGACAATTTTCTACAGTGCCTTCCTAGTCATAGTCATCCCTCTTACCCTGTCTCCAGAGCCATTTACAGGAGAAGTAATTCGTCTTTTGAACCAACTTTGCGAGCATATGCCAAAGCCAGCAGATTTTTGACCTCAGCAACCCCAAAACCGCTTGCTATAATTGCTGCCATGCATGAATCCCATGTCCAAGCAACTGTTATTTGTGCAAAGGGCAATGGCTTGCAAATCAGAATCCGTAGTGGTGGCCATGACTATGAAGGGCTATCCTACGTATCTAATGTTCCATTTGTCATTCTTGACATGTTCAATCTCCGTTCCATCGACATCGATATTGTGAGAAAGACAGCTTGGATTCAATCTGGGGCAACAATTGGTGAACTTTACCATAGTATTGCCAAGAAGAGCAATGTGCTTGCCTTTCCAGCTGGTGTTTGCTTTACTCTTGGAGCTGGAGGACACATTAGTGGTGGAGGTTATGGGAATATGATGAGAAAATATGGTCTTTCGATTGATAATATCGTGGATGCGAAACTAGTTGATGTCAATGGCAAAATCCTTGATAGAAAGTCCATGGGAGAAGATTTGTTTTGGGCAATTAGAGGAAGTGGTGGAGCAAGCTTTGGTGTCATTCTTTCTTGGAAGATTAATTTGGTTCAGGTTCCTCCCAAAGTGACAACATTTAATGTCGCTAAGACCTTGAAGGAAGGTGCAACAGATCTTGTTTATCGGTGGCAAGAGGTTGCTAGTAAACTAGACCAAGAACTTTTCATTAGAGCCTCGCCACAAGTAGTCAATGGAGGCTCCGGCGGAAGCAAGACAATTAGTGTTTCATTCATTGGCCAATTTCTTGGACCAAGCAGCAAACTTCTTCCCTTGATGAAAATGAGATTCCCTGAATTGGATCTGCAACAAAATGACTGCAATGAAATGAGTTGGGTAGAATCCACACTTTAC
This genomic interval from Populus alba chromosome 1, ASM523922v2, whole genome shotgun sequence contains the following:
- the LOC118061941 gene encoding berberine bridge enzyme-like 17, translated to MSLTLSMFLLLFLFVSLAACDTSLDNFLQCLPSHSHPSYPVSRAIYRRSNSSFEPTLRAYAKASRFLTSATPKPLAIIAAMHESHVQATVICAKGNGLQIRIRSGGHDYEGLSYVSNVPFVILDMFNLRSIDIDIVRKTAWIQSGATIGELYHSIAKKSNVLAFPAGVCFTLGAGGHISGGGYGNMMRKYGLSIDNIVDAKLVDVNGKILDRKSMGEDLFWAIRGSGGASFGVILSWKINLVQVPPKVTTFNVAKTLKEGATDLVYRWQEVASKLDQELFIRASPQVVNGGSGGSKTISVSFIGQFLGPSSKLLPLMKMRFPELDLQQNDCNEMSWVESTLYWFGRSGRSLDVLLDRPTQTSFFKRKSDYVKNVIPKEGLENIWKMMIKVDPVWMQWNPYGGRMDEIPATATPFPHRAGNLFKIQYSTDWSDQEGSEATNRHINLLRQMYEAMTPYVSKDPREAFLNYRDIDIGSNPSNQTSFEKAKVYGSRLFKDNFMRLVKVKSKVDPDNFFKNEQSIPLGMA